One genomic window of Vibrio mangrovi includes the following:
- the sbcB gene encoding exodeoxyribonuclease I: protein MKNSEQPTFFFFDYETWGTHPAKDRPCQFAGVRTDSDFNVIGEPLVIFCKLPADYLPAPEAALITGITPQQANTKGLSEPEFIHRIHQELAKPNTTSLGYNNIRFDDEITRYTCYRNFIDPYAWSWQNGNSRWDLLDVARACHALRPEGVEWPQNEDGTTSFKLEHLSVANGIEHANAHDAMADVYATIELAKVIRKAQPKLFDYFCSMRHKRKLNDLIDIVSMTPLMHVSGMLGSHCQYTSWVVPLAWHPQNKNAVIMVDLAKDPQPLFDLDADALRGRLYTKHDDLQEDELPVPVKLVHLNKCPILAPAKTLTAENASSIGIDRDKCLHHLALIKQHPEIREKLVQIFSEEKDYTTDSDVDTQLYSGFFNPADKAAMEIIRQTSPDALQDLSISFQDPRIKPLLFRYRARNYPETLTMPEQKQWQSHCQDYFSQHMDDYILRLENLAHEHEQDAHKMQILKSIYHYVASLTS from the coding sequence ATGAAAAATAGCGAACAACCGACATTCTTCTTTTTTGATTATGAAACCTGGGGAACGCACCCTGCCAAAGATCGCCCTTGCCAGTTTGCCGGTGTCCGGACCGATTCGGATTTCAATGTCATCGGAGAACCATTAGTCATCTTTTGCAAGCTTCCGGCAGATTACCTTCCGGCACCGGAAGCAGCTCTGATTACCGGCATTACACCACAGCAGGCCAATACCAAAGGTTTATCCGAACCGGAATTTATCCACCGTATTCATCAGGAACTGGCAAAACCCAATACAACCAGTCTGGGCTATAACAATATTCGCTTTGACGATGAGATCACCCGCTATACCTGCTACCGTAATTTTATCGACCCCTATGCATGGAGCTGGCAGAACGGTAACTCCCGCTGGGACTTGCTGGATGTAGCCAGAGCCTGTCATGCACTTCGCCCGGAAGGTGTTGAGTGGCCTCAAAATGAGGATGGAACTACCAGCTTCAAACTGGAACATCTCTCCGTTGCGAATGGTATCGAACATGCCAACGCGCATGATGCGATGGCTGATGTTTACGCGACCATTGAACTAGCAAAAGTTATCAGAAAGGCACAACCCAAATTATTTGATTACTTTTGCAGTATGCGCCATAAGCGTAAGCTGAACGACCTGATCGATATTGTCAGCATGACACCATTGATGCACGTGTCCGGTATGTTGGGAAGTCACTGTCAATACACCAGTTGGGTTGTTCCACTCGCATGGCACCCTCAGAATAAAAATGCCGTGATCATGGTTGACCTGGCAAAAGATCCACAACCACTTTTTGATCTGGATGCTGATGCGCTTCGGGGACGTCTCTATACCAAACATGATGATTTACAAGAGGATGAACTCCCTGTCCCGGTTAAACTGGTGCATCTGAATAAATGCCCGATCCTTGCTCCGGCCAAAACGCTGACAGCAGAGAACGCCAGCTCGATAGGAATCGACAGAGACAAGTGTCTGCATCATTTAGCACTGATCAAACAACACCCGGAAATCAGAGAGAAGCTGGTACAGATTTTTAGTGAAGAAAAAGACTATACCACGGATTCCGATGTAGACACGCAGCTGTACAGCGGCTTCTTCAATCCTGCCGATAAAGCGGCGATGGAAATCATCCGGCAAACATCTCCTGATGCATTGCAGGATTTATCCATTTCTTTTCAGGATCCGCGTATCAAACCGCTATTGTTCCGTTATCGGGCCAGAAATTATCCGGAGACACTCACAATGCCGGAACAGAAACAGTGGCAATCCCACTGTCAGGACTACTTCTCTCAGCACATGGATGATTATATTCTGCGTCTGGAAAATCTTGCTCATGAACATGAGCAGGATGCGCAC
- the copI gene encoding copper-resistant cuproprotein CopI, with protein sequence MRKMLIAIVLTLTATTTFAHMEHSGSDHDTMNNNQMSGGTNMEHSEMMDMDGMSAVGMPATGAKPDKVVHVILDDNMRITFKKEVNIQPDDIVQFVVINTGKIVHEFSIGSEQEQLEHREMMKTANSHHQHDSGSTVTVAPGKAKQLIWHFHGERNVEFACNIPGHAEAGMIKKIKL encoded by the coding sequence ATGAGAAAAATGTTAATCGCAATCGTACTGACCCTCACGGCAACAACTACATTTGCCCACATGGAACATTCCGGTTCAGATCACGATACAATGAACAACAACCAGATGAGTGGCGGCACCAACATGGAGCACTCTGAAATGATGGACATGGATGGAATGTCCGCAGTCGGCATGCCGGCAACCGGGGCCAAACCAGACAAAGTGGTCCACGTGATATTAGATGACAACATGAGAATCACCTTCAAAAAAGAGGTGAACATTCAACCGGATGATATTGTGCAATTCGTCGTGATCAACACCGGCAAAATTGTTCACGAATTCTCGATTGGCTCAGAGCAAGAGCAACTTGAACATCGTGAAATGATGAAAACTGCAAACAGCCATCATCAACATGACTCCGGCAGTACCGTGACTGTCGCTCCGGGAAAAGCGAAACAGTTGATCTGGCATTTTCATGGCGAAAGGAACGTTGAATTCGCCTGTAATATCCCAGGTCACGCCGAGGCCGGTATGATTAAGAAGATCAAATTATAA
- a CDS encoding efflux RND transporter permease subunit: protein MINTIIRWSVNNRFLVLIATFALILAGLYSVKNTPVDAIPDLSDVQVIIKTSYPGQAPQVVEDQVTYPLTTAMLAVPGAKTVRGYSFFGDSYVYIIFDDKTDMYWARSRVLEYLSQVAPRLPDNAKPTLGPDATGVGWVFSYVLQDKTGQRHLAELRSLQDWFLKYELQTVPGVSEVATVGGMVKQYQVQIDPAKLRAYDLTLQQVNMAIQNGNQESGASVIEVAEAEHMVRTTGYLTGIQDIQSLPLKVTEKGTPLLLGDIADITLGPQMRRGISELNGEGEAVGGVIVMRFGENASRVISDVKDKLASLQRSLPDGVEIVPVYDRSDLIHSAVENLWKKLAEEFIVVAIVCALFLFHIRSSLVIAFSLPVGILVAFIIMHWQGINANIMSLGGIAIAIGAMVDGAIVMIENVHKHIERTPLTDKNRWRIITEATQEVGPPLFFSLLIITLSFVPVFALEGQSGKMFSPLAFTKTYAMAASAGLAITLVPVLMGYFIRGKVLPEHKNPVNRILVGLYRPLLNLSLNYPKLMIVIASGLMFSAYYPASKLGSEFIPPLDEGDLMYMPTTYPGISIGKARELLQQTNKLIKTIPEVKTVWGKIGRAETATDPAPLTMIETVIQFKPRHQWREGVTPQSLRKTLDDLIQFPGLTNAWVMPIKTRIDMLATGIKTPIGIKIVGPELNVIEEIGAQLEPILNDITGTASVYAERVAGGRYITVDIQRRQAARYGLSIKDIQQVVATAVGGMNVGETIEGLERYPINVRYPQNYRDSVVRLQNLPLVTPNGARIALADVANIRYEDGPPMIKTENARPNGWVYVDIEKRDLGSYVSEARQVVAQKLKLPPGYALTWSGQYEYMERAKDRLSMVVPITLVIIMMLLYFSFRRLGEVLIIMATLPLAMVGGLWLMYSLGYNLSIAVGVGFIALAGVAVEIGVIMLVYLNQAWHARKLDAQQDKLPLSRDDLNKAIHEGAGLRVRPVMMTVMTVIIGLIPIMYGEGTGSEVMQRIAAPMIGGMASALILTLFVLPAIFKLWKQREVTQAK from the coding sequence ATGATTAATACAATTATTCGCTGGTCGGTCAATAACCGGTTTCTTGTGCTTATCGCAACATTCGCATTGATTTTAGCCGGACTTTACAGCGTAAAGAACACTCCGGTCGATGCCATTCCGGATCTGTCAGATGTACAGGTTATTATCAAAACCAGTTATCCGGGTCAGGCACCTCAGGTCGTTGAAGATCAGGTCACCTATCCTTTAACCACGGCAATGCTGGCAGTTCCCGGAGCCAAAACTGTACGGGGTTACTCCTTCTTCGGCGACTCATATGTCTACATCATTTTCGATGATAAGACGGATATGTACTGGGCACGTTCCCGTGTTCTGGAGTATCTCAGCCAGGTAGCCCCGAGACTACCGGACAACGCTAAACCAACTTTAGGTCCAGATGCAACCGGTGTGGGCTGGGTGTTCAGCTATGTATTACAGGATAAAACCGGTCAACGCCATTTAGCAGAACTACGCAGCCTGCAGGACTGGTTTCTGAAATATGAACTGCAAACGGTTCCCGGCGTTTCTGAAGTGGCTACCGTTGGCGGAATGGTCAAGCAGTATCAGGTACAGATTGATCCTGCCAAATTACGGGCTTATGACCTGACACTGCAACAGGTGAATATGGCGATTCAGAACGGAAATCAGGAGAGCGGAGCATCGGTGATTGAAGTCGCAGAAGCTGAACATATGGTACGGACAACCGGCTATCTGACCGGAATTCAGGATATTCAGTCACTCCCTCTGAAAGTTACAGAAAAAGGCACACCACTGTTACTGGGAGACATTGCGGATATTACACTCGGCCCTCAGATGCGCCGGGGTATTTCCGAATTGAATGGTGAGGGAGAGGCTGTCGGAGGTGTAATCGTAATGCGCTTCGGTGAAAATGCCAGCCGTGTGATTAGTGATGTGAAAGATAAACTGGCAAGCTTACAGCGCAGCCTGCCGGATGGCGTGGAAATTGTACCGGTCTATGACCGTTCAGACCTGATTCACTCCGCTGTTGAGAATCTCTGGAAAAAGCTGGCAGAAGAATTCATTGTCGTTGCGATCGTATGTGCACTGTTTCTGTTTCACATCCGCTCATCTCTGGTCATCGCATTCAGTCTGCCCGTCGGCATTCTGGTCGCTTTCATCATCATGCACTGGCAAGGGATCAACGCCAATATAATGTCATTAGGCGGGATCGCAATTGCGATAGGAGCCATGGTTGATGGTGCAATTGTGATGATTGAAAACGTTCACAAACATATTGAGCGCACTCCACTAACCGATAAGAACCGCTGGCGGATTATCACTGAAGCAACTCAGGAAGTCGGGCCACCGCTTTTCTTTTCATTACTGATCATTACCTTAAGCTTTGTTCCTGTCTTCGCACTGGAAGGTCAGTCCGGCAAGATGTTCTCACCACTCGCCTTCACAAAAACTTATGCGATGGCTGCATCTGCCGGACTGGCGATCACTCTGGTTCCTGTTTTGATGGGTTACTTTATCCGGGGGAAGGTACTGCCTGAACATAAAAACCCGGTCAACCGCATATTAGTTGGTCTGTATCGTCCTCTGCTCAACCTCAGTCTGAATTACCCGAAACTGATGATCGTTATTGCTTCAGGGCTGATGTTTTCAGCATATTATCCGGCCAGTAAATTGGGCAGCGAATTCATTCCGCCACTGGATGAAGGTGATCTGATGTATATGCCGACAACCTATCCGGGAATTTCAATTGGTAAAGCGCGGGAGTTACTGCAACAGACCAACAAACTGATCAAAACCATACCAGAAGTGAAAACTGTGTGGGGCAAAATCGGCCGGGCAGAAACCGCAACGGATCCGGCCCCGCTTACCATGATTGAGACCGTGATACAGTTCAAGCCTCGTCACCAGTGGCGTGAAGGAGTTACTCCACAGTCTTTGCGTAAAACGCTGGATGACCTTATCCAGTTTCCCGGATTGACCAACGCCTGGGTGATGCCGATTAAAACCCGTATCGATATGCTGGCAACCGGTATCAAAACTCCGATTGGTATCAAAATCGTTGGTCCGGAACTGAATGTGATTGAAGAAATAGGTGCACAACTGGAGCCAATTCTCAACGATATTACCGGTACGGCTTCCGTCTACGCAGAGCGTGTTGCCGGTGGCCGTTATATCACAGTAGATATTCAACGCCGTCAGGCTGCCCGGTATGGACTAAGTATTAAAGACATTCAGCAGGTCGTTGCTACAGCTGTCGGTGGAATGAACGTCGGTGAAACAATCGAAGGTTTGGAACGCTATCCGATTAATGTCCGATACCCACAAAATTACCGTGACTCTGTCGTCAGGCTGCAAAACCTCCCGCTGGTCACACCGAATGGAGCACGTATTGCGTTAGCTGATGTTGCAAACATTCGCTATGAAGACGGTCCGCCGATGATTAAAACCGAAAACGCCCGTCCCAATGGCTGGGTATATGTTGATATTGAAAAACGGGATCTTGGCTCCTATGTCTCAGAAGCGCGACAAGTAGTGGCCCAAAAACTCAAGCTACCACCGGGATATGCGTTAACCTGGTCCGGACAATATGAATATATGGAACGGGCCAAAGACCGGTTGAGTATGGTTGTCCCCATCACACTTGTCATCATCATGATGCTGCTTTACTTCAGCTTCCGTCGCTTGGGTGAAGTACTTATTATCATGGCAACATTGCCACTCGCGATGGTCGGGGGGCTGTGGCTGATGTATTCCCTCGGCTATAACCTTTCGATTGCTGTCGGAGTCGGCTTTATTGCTCTGGCTGGTGTCGCCGTTGAAATTGGTGTCATCATGCTGGTTTATCTTAATCAGGCCTGGCACGCCAGAAAACTCGATGCCCAGCAAGACAAACTCCCTTTAAGCAGAGATGATCTCAACAAGGCAATACATGAAGGCGCAGGGTTACGTGTCCGTCCGGTCATGATGACTGTTATGACAGTAATCATCGGTTTAATCCCGATCATGTACGGGGAAGGCACCGGGTCAGAAGTCATGCAACGTATTGCCGCACCGATGATCGGTGGTATGGCTTCGGCCCTCATACTTACACTATTTGTTTTACCCGCTATTTTTAAGTTATGGAAACAGCGGGAAGTCACTCAGGCTAAATAG
- a CDS encoding efflux RND transporter periplasmic adaptor subunit, which yields MKTTQVATLALIIGASLGFGSQYIFSVPKISQHAISQKTMTKETVPSGENKPLYWVAPMDPNYKRDKPGKSPMGMDLIPVYAESSDTDKQPGTVTIDPSVENNLGVKTASAELVQLSPRIETVGYIAFDESRLWQINVRVAGWIEKLYVNTVGEQVSKDDILFTLYSPELVKAQEELLNANRTGRRNLLAGATERLVTLGVDRQQIQSILKNNQVSRSIAVKAPANGVVASLNIREGGYLSPAQAVISAGPLNEVWVDAEVFERQAHWVKAKSLATMTLDAIPGREWQGEVDYVYPILDPKTRTLRVRLKFPNPDGDLKPNMFANIALQPVTEKPVLTIPKSAVIHSGGMTRIVLAEGDGKYRSAQIATGREDGDNIEVLQGLKKNDRVVTSAQFLLDSESSQSADLSRINGVTSQAQTAWASGEITDVMKEHRMLTINHQPVPEWDWPGMVMNFTLADNIEADNLQPGQAIDFELKKTASGGYEIIDFKIGDTVISAEVWLNGDISSLMKDYGMITLKHQPVAEWNWDSGEMNFSVGDKVDLSGFAEGDRVRFLVRRQNSEYILQQLQPVEGAQ from the coding sequence ATGAAAACAACACAAGTTGCCACGCTGGCACTGATTATCGGCGCATCACTGGGCTTTGGCTCCCAATATATTTTCTCCGTTCCGAAAATCTCACAACATGCAATTTCACAAAAAACCATGACAAAAGAAACCGTCCCCTCCGGAGAGAACAAACCACTCTACTGGGTCGCCCCAATGGATCCAAATTATAAACGGGATAAGCCCGGCAAGTCCCCAATGGGGATGGATCTCATTCCTGTTTATGCAGAAAGTTCCGACACTGATAAACAGCCGGGCACAGTGACAATCGACCCATCGGTTGAAAACAATTTAGGTGTCAAAACAGCCTCTGCCGAACTGGTACAACTTTCTCCCCGCATCGAAACCGTCGGTTATATCGCCTTTGACGAAAGCCGTTTATGGCAAATCAATGTCCGGGTTGCAGGATGGATAGAAAAGCTTTACGTCAATACTGTCGGTGAACAGGTCAGCAAAGACGATATTCTGTTCACTCTTTATTCTCCGGAACTGGTAAAAGCTCAGGAAGAGTTACTGAACGCAAACCGAACCGGACGCCGTAATCTGCTTGCAGGTGCAACCGAACGATTGGTTACTCTGGGTGTTGATCGTCAGCAAATTCAATCCATCCTCAAAAATAATCAGGTTTCCCGATCCATCGCAGTCAAAGCTCCGGCAAATGGCGTCGTTGCCAGCCTGAACATCCGGGAAGGCGGTTATTTGTCACCAGCCCAGGCAGTGATTAGTGCCGGCCCACTCAACGAGGTCTGGGTTGATGCTGAAGTGTTTGAACGTCAGGCCCATTGGGTCAAAGCGAAAAGTCTGGCAACAATGACTTTAGATGCGATTCCGGGACGGGAGTGGCAAGGTGAAGTTGATTATGTTTACCCGATTCTGGATCCCAAAACCCGGACGTTACGGGTACGCCTCAAGTTTCCAAACCCCGACGGTGATCTTAAACCCAATATGTTCGCAAACATCGCGTTGCAGCCGGTCACAGAAAAACCGGTCCTGACTATTCCTAAATCTGCGGTGATTCACTCCGGTGGTATGACTCGGATCGTTCTGGCAGAAGGTGACGGCAAATATCGATCGGCCCAAATTGCTACTGGCCGCGAAGACGGAGATAACATCGAAGTGTTACAAGGACTGAAAAAGAACGACCGCGTCGTTACCTCTGCTCAGTTCCTGCTGGATTCAGAGTCCAGTCAGTCTGCGGATTTGTCTCGGATTAACGGTGTCACATCTCAGGCACAAACCGCCTGGGCTTCCGGTGAAATTACCGATGTCATGAAAGAACACCGGATGCTGACGATTAATCACCAGCCGGTACCAGAGTGGGACTGGCCGGGAATGGTCATGAATTTCACACTCGCTGACAACATTGAGGCAGACAATCTGCAACCGGGTCAAGCCATTGATTTTGAGTTAAAGAAAACCGCAAGTGGTGGATATGAAATCATCGACTTCAAGATCGGAGATACCGTTATCTCAGCAGAGGTATGGCTAAACGGAGATATTAGTTCTCTGATGAAAGATTACGGCATGATCACGCTGAAGCACCAACCGGTCGCAGAATGGAACTGGGATTCTGGTGAAATGAATTTTTCCGTAGGGGACAAAGTGGACTTATCCGGCTTTGCTGAAGGTGACCGGGTCCGATTTCTAGTTCGCAGACAAAATTCTGAATATATTCTGCAGCAACTCCAACCGGTTGAGGGGGCACAATGA
- a CDS encoding TolC family protein yields the protein MDIKVNIKPCILALSVSAAAWMNSTVYADTISQNTVQSSTVTSLPQLIEIALNHDGNRKQFLAEAQAIRETGIADATWMDPKLKVGVTGLPVDSFEFDEDPMTNLSIGIMQQFGRGDTLDLRHRKANQQANGTELQAAARELDVINSMVLLWLELGYQQIAEKVLLENRQLMQEMEQFIQTNYSIGKSETQDLLNAQLQVSRLDEKLQTNKQRQQRLIAQLSEWLGSDWLATGRNLQASNHLDWSKLQQQLDNNTDLYSYYPYLNQHPMVRMTDATITARQTQVDIARQAYTPQFGIEVMYAYRQSNNMRGEPASDLVSAYLTMDIPLFTGNRQDRKLSAAQYQVGAAQSQKDVLLTQMNAKVNALLADHKNLNQRIQHYQSTLLPQAKARIHAVERGYQNNTAQFNDVITASNDELSLQLEHQRLLTDLNIVNSRLAQLLGSYEFPAAKPLSAITPVKQ from the coding sequence ATGGATATAAAAGTGAATATCAAACCATGCATTCTTGCGCTGTCCGTCAGCGCAGCGGCCTGGATGAATTCGACTGTGTATGCCGATACGATATCGCAAAATACAGTTCAGTCATCTACCGTAACGTCTTTACCTCAATTGATTGAGATCGCATTAAATCACGATGGAAACAGAAAACAATTTCTTGCCGAGGCTCAGGCCATCCGCGAAACCGGGATCGCCGATGCAACATGGATGGATCCGAAACTCAAAGTCGGCGTAACCGGATTACCCGTTGACAGCTTCGAGTTCGATGAAGATCCCATGACCAACCTCTCTATCGGCATCATGCAACAATTTGGGCGGGGTGATACGCTCGATTTGCGTCACAGAAAAGCCAACCAGCAGGCCAATGGTACGGAGCTGCAAGCGGCTGCCCGGGAGCTGGATGTGATCAACAGTATGGTTTTGCTTTGGCTGGAACTCGGATATCAGCAAATTGCAGAAAAGGTTTTACTTGAAAACCGGCAACTGATGCAAGAGATGGAGCAGTTTATTCAAACCAATTATTCAATAGGAAAAAGTGAAACTCAGGATCTCCTTAACGCCCAGCTTCAGGTTTCAAGACTGGATGAAAAACTTCAGACCAACAAACAACGTCAGCAACGCCTGATCGCCCAGCTTTCCGAATGGTTAGGCTCTGACTGGCTGGCTACCGGCCGTAATTTACAGGCAAGCAACCATCTAGACTGGTCAAAACTACAACAACAACTCGATAATAATACCGATTTATACTCCTATTACCCGTATCTGAACCAGCATCCGATGGTCAGAATGACAGACGCTACCATTACTGCCCGTCAGACTCAGGTCGATATTGCCAGACAAGCCTACACACCCCAGTTCGGTATCGAAGTGATGTATGCCTATCGACAATCTAACAATATGAGAGGCGAACCAGCCTCTGATTTAGTCAGTGCCTATCTGACCATGGATATTCCTCTTTTTACCGGAAACCGACAGGACCGGAAGCTGTCAGCAGCCCAGTATCAGGTTGGAGCAGCCCAGTCACAAAAAGATGTGCTGTTAACTCAGATGAACGCAAAGGTCAATGCATTACTGGCTGATCATAAAAATCTGAATCAACGCATTCAACATTATCAATCCACCTTACTGCCTCAGGCGAAAGCCCGGATCCACGCGGTTGAACGCGGTTATCAGAACAATACCGCGCAATTTAATGATGTTATCACGGCCAGTAATGATGAGTTGTCATTACAACTGGAACATCAGCGTCTGTTAACCGACCTCAATATTGTCAATAGCCGTCTGGCGCAACTACTTGGCAGTTACGAGTTTCCGGCAGCAAAGCCACTATCAGCAATTACTCCGGTAAAACAATAA
- the cobT gene encoding nicotinate-nucleotide--dimethylbenzimidazole phosphoribosyltransferase has protein sequence MLDTSLSEAIQLRIDQKTKPLGSLGKLESLAHQLALIQSQGLSQAVEQIQINRPTVLVFAGDHGIADEGVSIAPSAVTQQMVLNFLAGGAGVNCFCRANQVELKVIDTGILIPVESESSQLVVQRIGERTCNFAKEPAMTPEQVEQGITLGRQIVLETIQNGSNLVMFGEMGIGNTSSAAAILAALTEYDVESCVGVGTGISPEQYQKKVALVASGVHRAKGQDPKTVLAEVGGYEIVQMVGAFLAAAEKRVPILVDGFIVTVAALVAARLQPECRELMIFAHQSKESGHQRVLETLNANPLLDLDLRLGEGTGAVLAVPLVRAAAEFYNTMASFAEAGVEVEC, from the coding sequence ATGCTGGATACAAGTTTAAGTGAAGCAATACAACTACGAATTGATCAGAAAACCAAACCGTTAGGGTCGTTAGGAAAGCTGGAATCTCTGGCACATCAGTTAGCATTGATCCAGAGTCAGGGGCTTTCTCAGGCGGTAGAGCAAATTCAGATCAATCGGCCAACAGTCTTGGTCTTCGCCGGTGATCATGGAATCGCTGATGAAGGCGTCAGTATTGCTCCCAGCGCAGTGACGCAACAAATGGTACTCAATTTTCTTGCCGGTGGCGCTGGTGTGAATTGTTTCTGCCGGGCCAATCAGGTTGAGCTCAAAGTGATTGATACCGGTATTCTGATCCCGGTGGAATCTGAGTCAAGCCAACTGGTTGTACAGCGTATCGGTGAGCGAACCTGTAACTTTGCTAAAGAACCGGCGATGACACCAGAGCAGGTTGAACAAGGAATAACTCTTGGGCGACAAATTGTACTGGAAACGATTCAGAATGGTTCTAACCTAGTCATGTTTGGCGAAATGGGGATTGGGAATACCAGTAGTGCGGCAGCAATTCTGGCTGCTTTGACTGAATATGATGTTGAATCCTGTGTCGGGGTAGGAACAGGAATTTCACCAGAGCAGTATCAGAAGAAAGTGGCTTTGGTTGCATCTGGTGTGCATCGGGCAAAAGGACAGGACCCGAAAACAGTACTTGCTGAAGTCGGTGGTTATGAAATTGTCCAGATGGTTGGTGCTTTTCTTGCTGCCGCAGAGAAGCGGGTTCCAATATTGGTTGACGGTTTTATTGTGACTGTTGCAGCACTGGTCGCTGCACGATTGCAACCGGAATGCCGTGAACTGATGATTTTTGCTCATCAGTCTAAAGAATCAGGACATCAACGGGTTCTGGAAACATTAAATGCTAATCCGTTACTGGATCTTGATTTACGTTTGGGCGAAGGAACCGGTGCGGTACTTGCGGTTCCTCTGGTTCGTGCAGCAGCAGAATTTTATAACACCATGGCAAGTTTTGCTGAAGCCGGAGTCGAAGTGGAATGTTGA
- a CDS encoding adenosylcobinamide-GDP ribazoletransferase, with product MLSRVKYQIELFLLSLSFFSRIPVPASVPYSTERMNQSGRYFSLVGLLLGLICYGVYSVFLLVLPEHISVLLMICVSLLLTGAFHEDGLTDMADGIGGGMTTERRLEIMKDSRIGTYGASALIMALAVKYSVLSYLALHTSMLQVLLVGYALSRAIAASLIYDMPYVSDSNTSKSKPLASRQTIYELGILLFFGIISCIGLGLSILMIMGCVCFLLRFGLKWWLLRRIGGFTGDCLGGVQQIMELTIYLVLAASMAS from the coding sequence ATGTTGAGTCGGGTAAAATATCAGATTGAACTCTTTCTGTTGTCACTGAGCTTTTTTTCCCGTATTCCGGTCCCTGCATCTGTTCCTTACTCGACGGAACGTATGAACCAGTCCGGTCGTTATTTTTCACTGGTCGGTTTATTACTTGGGCTGATTTGTTACGGTGTCTACAGTGTGTTCCTGCTGGTATTGCCGGAGCATATCAGTGTTCTGCTCATGATCTGTGTCAGTCTGTTATTAACCGGAGCCTTTCACGAAGACGGTCTGACGGATATGGCTGATGGTATCGGTGGTGGGATGACAACAGAACGGCGTCTGGAAATTATGAAAGACAGCCGGATCGGAACCTATGGTGCGTCAGCTCTGATTATGGCGTTAGCCGTTAAATATAGTGTGTTGTCTTACCTTGCTCTGCATACATCCATGCTCCAGGTTTTGCTGGTGGGTTATGCGTTGAGTCGGGCGATTGCCGCTTCTCTGATTTATGACATGCCTTATGTGTCGGACAGCAATACCAGTAAAAGTAAACCGTTAGCCAGTCGTCAGACAATATATGAGTTAGGTATCTTACTGTTTTTCGGTATTATTTCCTGTATCGGATTAGGTTTATCTATACTGATGATTATGGGATGTGTATGCTTCTTGCTCCGGTTTGGACTGAAATGGTGGTTGCTGCGCAGAATCGGTGGTTTCACCGGTGACTGTTTGGGGGGCGTCCAGCAGATCATGGAATTGACGATTTATCTGGTACTGGCAGCATCGATGGCTTCTTAG